A genomic segment from Sphingopyxis sp. DBS4 encodes:
- a CDS encoding TonB-dependent receptor, whose protein sequence is MKGLFASKALLMMTAAVTAAPSMAQTAPVGGLSAPSPSAPAEDQDQTSTQSGLVDIVVTATRREQKLQDVPVAVTAVTSESLGRSGAADIRNLTQVVPGFFGGRAAGVFLPVIRGVGSSSISVGDESNVATYVDGIYQGDPFSTWTDLVKVDRVEVLRGPQGTIFGRNATGGLINVITPDPSFDFSGMVSARAAALETGDGDYNVRGYLTGGLSDTIAADIAGIYRKTDSFVDDLVRGGKAGGYQVVDVRSKLMYRGENGNKIVLTGEYFDRKGSENVYQPYENNTAGRAFPGAILPLKPWQLSADLRPSLATRRYSVALQTRFDLGGVNLETTGAYASNRTSQATDSDSSNILLATFVAPKIASEYYSQEVRLLSSGSGPLQWIAGLYAFHLSGDANFILSSRADPSQPLLVRTFDPVLKTTSYAGFAEATLEVVPRLFVTGGIRYTHEKRSFDQIVNGVALFPQTAEKSFNRVTYKGTVRFEIGPDTNIYATYSTGFKSGVFNMTGVSPLAVDPETLKALEGGIKSDITPWLRANLALYRYDYKDLQVTARDPLGPGYVLQNAANATLYGGELETTLAPTDHFRVNAAVAYAHAEYDDFPLAQVFIPRPTGGNIVSQADVSGNRLPRAPRWTFNIAPSLDVPLASGMLNINGTLFRSSVVYFDFLNSVKQDPYTAINSEISWRTDDEKFRFSIWATNLTNEKIIQEVRPGALGTDLRYELPRRIGAGVEVKF, encoded by the coding sequence ATGAAAGGCCTTTTTGCATCCAAAGCGCTGCTGATGATGACGGCAGCCGTGACCGCCGCGCCATCCATGGCGCAAACGGCGCCCGTTGGCGGTTTGTCCGCGCCCAGCCCGTCGGCCCCAGCCGAGGATCAGGATCAAACCTCGACGCAGAGCGGCCTCGTAGATATCGTCGTGACCGCGACGCGCCGGGAACAGAAGTTGCAGGATGTGCCGGTCGCGGTGACCGCCGTGACTTCGGAATCGCTTGGCCGTTCGGGTGCGGCCGACATCCGGAATCTCACTCAGGTCGTGCCCGGCTTCTTCGGTGGCCGCGCTGCGGGCGTGTTCCTGCCCGTTATCCGCGGGGTGGGGTCGAGCAGTATTTCGGTCGGGGACGAGTCAAACGTAGCAACCTATGTCGATGGAATCTACCAGGGAGACCCATTTTCCACCTGGACCGATCTCGTCAAGGTCGACCGCGTCGAGGTCCTGCGCGGGCCGCAGGGGACAATATTCGGTCGGAACGCGACGGGCGGGTTGATCAATGTCATTACGCCTGATCCCAGTTTCGACTTCAGCGGCATGGTTTCGGCGCGCGCGGCCGCCCTCGAGACGGGCGACGGAGACTATAATGTGCGCGGCTATCTGACTGGTGGCCTGTCCGATACGATTGCAGCCGATATCGCCGGAATTTACCGCAAAACGGACAGTTTTGTCGACGATCTCGTGCGCGGTGGGAAAGCTGGCGGCTATCAGGTTGTCGATGTCCGCAGCAAGCTGATGTACCGCGGCGAGAACGGAAACAAGATCGTCCTCACGGGAGAATATTTCGATCGCAAGGGCTCGGAGAATGTCTACCAGCCCTATGAGAATAACACGGCAGGTCGAGCCTTTCCCGGCGCGATCCTCCCGTTGAAACCCTGGCAGCTGTCCGCCGATCTGCGCCCCTCGCTCGCCACCCGGCGATACAGTGTCGCCTTGCAGACACGCTTCGATCTAGGCGGGGTCAATCTGGAGACGACCGGGGCATATGCCTCCAACCGAACCTCTCAGGCGACGGATTCGGATTCGTCGAATATCTTGCTCGCGACTTTTGTGGCCCCCAAAATCGCATCGGAATATTATAGTCAGGAAGTGCGCCTGCTCTCGTCCGGCTCCGGGCCGCTTCAATGGATCGCTGGTTTATATGCCTTCCACCTCTCCGGCGACGCCAACTTCATTCTGAGCAGTCGCGCTGATCCGAGCCAGCCACTGCTCGTGCGCACATTCGACCCCGTCCTGAAGACGACCTCCTATGCCGGATTCGCCGAGGCGACGCTTGAGGTCGTCCCGCGCCTGTTCGTGACGGGCGGCATTCGCTACACCCATGAGAAAAGAAGTTTCGATCAGATCGTAAACGGCGTCGCCCTTTTTCCGCAGACAGCGGAAAAATCCTTTAACAGGGTCACGTATAAAGGCACGGTCCGGTTCGAAATCGGACCGGACACGAATATCTACGCGACCTACAGCACCGGCTTCAAAAGCGGTGTGTTCAACATGACTGGCGTGTCGCCTCTCGCGGTCGATCCCGAGACGCTCAAAGCCCTCGAAGGCGGTATCAAGTCTGACATCACGCCCTGGCTGCGCGCCAATCTCGCCTTGTATCGTTATGATTATAAGGATTTGCAGGTCACTGCCCGCGATCCGTTGGGTCCCGGTTATGTCCTGCAGAACGCCGCGAACGCCACTCTTTACGGCGGCGAACTCGAAACCACTTTGGCGCCAACCGATCATTTCCGGGTCAACGCGGCGGTCGCCTACGCCCATGCGGAATATGACGATTTTCCGCTCGCGCAAGTTTTCATTCCCCGGCCAACGGGAGGCAATATCGTGTCGCAAGCGGATGTGTCGGGCAACCGCCTACCGCGGGCACCTCGCTGGACCTTTAACATCGCTCCAAGTCTCGACGTACCGCTCGCATCGGGAATGTTGAACATCAACGGCACCCTGTTCCGCAGTTCGGTCGTCTATTTCGACTTCCTGAATTCCGTGAAGCAGGATCCCTATACGGCGATCAACAGCGAAATTTCGTGGCGAACGGATGACGAAAAGTTTCGGTTCTCGATCTGGGCGACGAATTTGACCAATGAGAAGATCATCCAGGAAGTTCGGCCCGGCGCGCTTGGCACCGATCTCAGGTACGAGCTGCCCCGGCGTATCGGCGCCGGCGTCGAAGTGAAATTCTGA
- a CDS encoding serine hydrolase encodes MSGRRKSIWLAAGAALVGVAVFAAQSGFGSSDGGETRPMVQLPPAPSAAKATASAASALATASLTTTVGGYTYDWTALKAAIVADTEVASGYFIVGNASDPTYLFEFDKGSFGIDRVTPLASASKWFAGALGMRMVQAGIATLDDPMRPPLAFWTTSGTKKDVKLKHTLSMTSGFNASPLVGGCQLLPTFGLYNCAKSIHDLRYDILRPGNAPGAQYSYGPHGIQVAGAYLEAKDTSIEPGTSPARERNFHELFAQHVTIPLGMSSTTWYDPHPPATVPTNPWVAGGAFSTPRDYAKLLRAFLGGSFITNMTAFTQPRTIGLPRVFVPASTVNWEYALGSFVECDTPSACATSKINSSPGAYGWTGWIDRETGYYALIATEISSGGDRKGVELEQVMQDLIEDAIANRTPAP; translated from the coding sequence CTGGACGACGGAAATCGATATGGCTTGCCGCCGGCGCCGCATTGGTCGGCGTAGCGGTTTTTGCGGCGCAAAGTGGCTTCGGGAGCAGCGACGGCGGCGAAACGCGTCCGATGGTCCAACTGCCACCCGCGCCGTCCGCCGCCAAGGCGACGGCATCCGCTGCGTCGGCGCTCGCGACCGCAAGCCTCACAACGACCGTCGGCGGTTACACCTATGACTGGACAGCGCTGAAGGCCGCGATCGTCGCTGACACCGAAGTCGCTAGTGGCTATTTCATTGTCGGGAACGCGTCCGATCCCACTTATCTTTTCGAATTCGACAAGGGCAGTTTTGGCATCGACCGGGTGACACCGCTCGCCTCGGCTTCCAAATGGTTTGCTGGCGCGCTCGGCATGCGCATGGTGCAGGCGGGCATTGCCACGCTCGACGATCCGATGCGGCCACCACTCGCCTTCTGGACGACGAGCGGAACGAAGAAGGATGTCAAACTCAAGCATACGCTGTCGATGACATCGGGCTTTAATGCGAGCCCGCTCGTCGGCGGCTGCCAGCTTCTCCCGACTTTTGGTCTCTATAACTGCGCCAAGAGCATCCACGACCTGCGCTACGACATCCTGCGCCCGGGCAATGCGCCTGGTGCTCAATATAGCTACGGTCCTCACGGCATTCAGGTCGCAGGGGCGTATTTGGAGGCCAAGGATACAAGCATAGAACCAGGAACGTCGCCAGCACGCGAGCGGAACTTCCACGAACTGTTTGCGCAGCACGTCACCATCCCGCTCGGGATGTCAAGCACCACGTGGTACGATCCCCACCCCCCCGCGACCGTCCCAACCAATCCGTGGGTGGCCGGCGGCGCCTTCTCCACGCCGCGCGACTATGCGAAACTGCTGCGCGCGTTCCTCGGCGGCAGCTTCATCACCAACATGACGGCCTTCACGCAGCCGCGCACGATCGGACTGCCGCGTGTTTTCGTTCCGGCGAGCACAGTGAACTGGGAATATGCGCTCGGCTCCTTCGTCGAATGCGACACGCCCTCGGCGTGCGCGACGTCGAAGATCAACTCTTCGCCCGGCGCCTATGGCTGGACCGGCTGGATCGATCGCGAGACCGGCTATTATGCCCTGATCGCGACCGAAATATCGAGCGGAGGCGACCGCAAGGGCGTCGAGCTCGAGCAGGTCATGCAGGATCTGATCGAGGATGCGATTGCGAACCGCACTCCGGCGCCCTGA
- a CDS encoding MarR family winged helix-turn-helix transcriptional regulator, with translation MVDFRSTSDASLGKSLLTDSDEFVFVIEEVPRKLRRLFDASMARFGLTRTQWRALVYIYRTPGITQTDLAKCSNWSVPALAMLSTSWKE, from the coding sequence ATGGTCGACTTTCGCAGCACCAGCGATGCTTCTCTCGGGAAAAGTCTTCTGACGGACTCAGACGAGTTTGTCTTTGTCATCGAAGAAGTGCCACGCAAACTTCGCCGCTTGTTCGACGCCTCAATGGCGCGCTTCGGATTGACCCGAACCCAGTGGCGCGCGCTCGTCTATATTTATCGGACCCCGGGCATTACCCAGACCGATCTCGCCAAATGCTCGAACTGGAGCGTGCCAGCGTTGGCCATGTTGTCGACCAGCTGGAAAGAATGA
- a CDS encoding aromatic-ring-hydroxylating dioxygenase subunit beta — translation MTRLTLDELARLDELQSAYMSALDGKKMRSWLDTFEDDPSASYICIARNDVESGLRVAMMLDDCRDRLIDRCTFIEDIWAGTFQDYRTRHFVQRVHASRRADGLVDMVSNFSVIFTPDDTGLPQQLAAGTYEDIIRMEDDQCRFLSRNAVTDNAVVPRYLVFPL, via the coding sequence ATGACGCGCTTGACGCTCGACGAGCTCGCGCGGCTCGATGAACTCCAGTCGGCATATATGTCGGCACTGGACGGGAAGAAAATGCGGTCGTGGCTCGACACGTTCGAAGATGATCCGAGCGCGAGTTACATCTGCATCGCGCGCAACGATGTCGAGAGCGGCCTGCGCGTGGCGATGATGCTCGACGACTGCCGCGACAGGTTAATCGATCGCTGCACCTTCATCGAAGACATATGGGCGGGTACATTCCAGGACTATCGTACCCGGCATTTCGTTCAGCGCGTGCACGCCAGCCGCCGCGCGGATGGTCTCGTCGACATGGTCTCGAACTTCTCCGTGATCTTTACCCCCGACGATACCGGGCTGCCGCAGCAGCTGGCCGCCGGGACCTACGAGGACATTATTCGAATGGAAGACGATCAATGTCGCTTTCTGTCGCGGAACGCGGTGACCGACAACGCGGTCGTGCCGCGGTATCTGGTGTTTCCTTTGTGA
- a CDS encoding aromatic ring-hydroxylating dioxygenase subunit alpha produces MTVPEAYLQDIVWPANFNEIPKEIFVRQDLYQAEIDRIFRGAEWHPVAHESEVPHPGDFKTCNLADVPLLIIRGDDGRVRAFFNACSHRSTQIEVKPSGNRAEFECPYHRWLFNKEGELVGCPNQREFIPGFDKKDYPLTQPRQESVGGLLFVTLSPDTESLDDFLQEAKGSLLDIMAGDGRLKLIGYHRVRYLTNWKAYSDNDGYHPPLLHQAFTMLNWQGGAGRQYATTGRGHYCIETELTVPQPTSVIRDASVIEFRDEGRPKNASVLALFPMLVASNYLNVISIRFATPVAIDEVEVTYAYFAHQDDDDAMVLHRIRQSSNAIGPSGLISMEDASVFHRVQIGNRTPGKAIFQKGVTDPSRLGFEFRQNDESGNLPHWEYYRAAMGFRRREA; encoded by the coding sequence ATGACGGTTCCGGAGGCTTATCTTCAAGACATTGTCTGGCCGGCAAATTTTAACGAAATCCCCAAGGAGATTTTCGTCCGGCAAGACCTCTACCAAGCCGAGATCGACCGGATTTTCCGTGGAGCCGAGTGGCATCCCGTTGCGCACGAAAGCGAAGTGCCGCACCCGGGGGACTTCAAAACCTGCAATCTTGCGGACGTCCCCCTGCTCATCATCCGCGGCGACGACGGACGGGTCAGGGCATTCTTCAACGCCTGCTCACATCGCAGCACCCAGATCGAGGTAAAGCCTTCGGGCAATCGAGCCGAATTCGAATGCCCCTATCATCGGTGGCTGTTCAACAAAGAGGGCGAGTTGGTCGGCTGCCCCAATCAGCGCGAATTCATCCCCGGTTTCGACAAGAAAGACTATCCGCTGACCCAGCCGCGGCAGGAATCGGTCGGCGGCCTCCTGTTCGTGACGCTGTCGCCGGACACCGAAAGCCTCGACGACTTCCTGCAGGAAGCGAAAGGGTCGTTGCTGGACATCATGGCCGGTGACGGACGCCTCAAGCTGATTGGCTATCATCGGGTCCGGTATCTGACCAACTGGAAAGCCTATAGCGACAACGACGGCTATCATCCGCCGCTCCTGCACCAGGCGTTCACGATGCTCAACTGGCAGGGCGGCGCAGGCCGCCAGTATGCGACTACCGGACGTGGCCATTATTGCATCGAAACCGAGTTGACCGTTCCCCAGCCCACGAGCGTAATCCGCGATGCTTCGGTCATCGAGTTTCGCGACGAGGGGCGGCCGAAAAACGCCAGCGTGCTCGCTCTCTTTCCGATGCTCGTCGCCTCAAATTACCTGAACGTCATCAGCATCCGTTTCGCTACGCCTGTCGCAATCGACGAGGTGGAAGTCACCTACGCCTATTTCGCGCATCAGGACGACGATGACGCGATGGTCTTGCACCGAATAAGGCAAAGCTCCAACGCGATCGGCCCGTCCGGCCTGATCAGTATGGAAGACGCCTCGGTTTTCCACCGGGTCCAGATCGGCAATCGCACCCCCGGCAAGGCCATCTTCCAAAAAGGCGTCACCGATCCATCCCGGCTCGGGTTCGAATTCCGTCAGAACGACGAGAGCGGCAATCTTCCGCACTGGGAATATTATCGCGCCGCCATGGGCTTCCGGAGGAGGGAGGCATGA
- a CDS encoding alpha/beta fold hydrolase, which produces MYDRTITLAGKAGHAIAASIDGPELGFPVILAHGGGQTRRAWKSVTRQLASHGFRTIAVDMRGHGESAWASDGAYDISDFAADLVEIAAAMRRKPAMIGASLGGLAGIIAEGNRAPGSFGSLTLVDVTPQMEPSGVARVVGFMAAHAREGFASVEEAAEVISDYLPHRPSRKASPGLAHYLRRKDDGRFYWHWDPTFIEGVTRQGGVSSDNGRSELSAAAASLALPVHLIRGGSSDLVSLEAVKHFRRLVPHMAYSDIANATHMVVGDENDAFGKSIVEFLLSTHEMEMKS; this is translated from the coding sequence ATGTATGATCGGACGATCACGCTTGCGGGAAAAGCGGGCCATGCAATCGCGGCGTCGATCGATGGACCGGAACTGGGCTTTCCGGTGATTTTGGCGCACGGCGGCGGCCAGACCCGCCGGGCGTGGAAGTCGGTGACCCGTCAACTCGCGAGCCACGGTTTTCGGACGATCGCCGTCGATATGCGCGGGCACGGCGAGAGCGCTTGGGCCAGTGATGGGGCTTATGACATTTCCGATTTCGCGGCCGATCTCGTTGAGATCGCTGCGGCGATGCGAAGAAAGCCGGCGATGATCGGCGCATCGCTTGGGGGGCTGGCTGGGATCATTGCGGAGGGAAACCGCGCACCGGGGAGTTTTGGATCGCTTACCTTGGTCGACGTCACGCCGCAGATGGAACCGAGCGGCGTTGCCCGCGTGGTCGGTTTCATGGCGGCCCATGCGCGCGAAGGGTTTGCGTCGGTGGAGGAGGCCGCTGAGGTCATTTCCGACTATCTGCCCCATCGGCCTAGCCGGAAGGCCTCGCCTGGGCTCGCCCACTATCTGCGCCGCAAGGACGATGGGCGCTTCTATTGGCATTGGGACCCGACCTTCATCGAAGGAGTTACGCGGCAAGGCGGTGTCTCAAGCGACAATGGCCGCAGCGAACTGAGCGCCGCCGCTGCCAGTTTAGCCTTGCCTGTGCATCTGATCCGCGGTGGGTCGAGCGACCTAGTTTCGCTGGAAGCCGTCAAGCATTTCCGAAGATTGGTCCCGCATATGGCATATAGCGACATCGCGAATGCGACCCATATGGTGGTGGGCGACGAGAATGACGCGTTTGGCAAGTCAATTGTGGAGTTTTTGCTCAGCACCCATGAAATGGAGATGAAGTCATGA
- a CDS encoding hotdog fold thioesterase has product MNAPRVAPGLEELGELLLLAPFHRWLGLRIAEVGTDELVISMPWRDEIISNPTVGAAHGGILSALIDLTGLYTVIAMGGSARATANLHVDFHRPALPGLMRAIGRPVKLGRQISIAGTRIVSADGTLIASGRGAYVA; this is encoded by the coding sequence ATGAACGCCCCACGGGTCGCCCCTGGGCTTGAGGAACTGGGGGAGCTGCTGTTGCTTGCGCCTTTCCACCGCTGGCTCGGGCTCAGGATCGCCGAGGTCGGCACCGACGAGTTGGTGATCTCAATGCCCTGGCGAGACGAAATAATCTCAAATCCGACGGTCGGCGCAGCGCATGGTGGCATTTTATCGGCGCTGATCGATCTTACCGGCCTTTACACGGTCATTGCCATGGGAGGGTCTGCGCGGGCTACGGCAAACTTGCACGTCGATTTTCACCGACCGGCCTTGCCAGGGCTGATGCGGGCGATCGGCAGGCCGGTCAAACTGGGTCGGCAGATAAGCATAGCCGGGACGCGGATTGTGTCTGCAGACGGAACCTTGATAGCGAGTGGTAGAGGTGCTTACGTCGCCTGA
- a CDS encoding VOC family protein, whose product MTINIIDIAYTRLKTPDVAAATDFATRILGLEPVDRAVDRLSFRSDSRMSTMSYEIGDPSETIVGFELANGEDLLNAAKTLEALGYEVCYGSHEEREQRHVSEFIAFRDPSGGRIEFAVSPQIGGNGAQLSRDAGITGFSHVGLFSRDPGRDEHFWTQICNARVSDRVGELPLLRLSQIHHSIALVPADRCGIQHINHQVQSIDDVQRSYALLSQHKVPIVFGPGRHPTSGARFVYFEGPDGMVFEYSVGVREVDEETYRERQFGFEPKSFCMWGATPKIKELST is encoded by the coding sequence ATGACCATCAACATCATTGACATCGCTTATACTCGTCTCAAGACACCGGATGTCGCGGCCGCTACCGATTTCGCCACGCGAATACTTGGCCTGGAGCCTGTCGATCGCGCGGTTGATCGCCTGTCGTTTCGCTCCGATAGTCGCATGAGCACGATGAGCTACGAGATCGGCGACCCATCCGAAACGATTGTCGGCTTCGAATTGGCGAATGGGGAGGATCTCCTCAATGCGGCGAAAACGCTCGAAGCATTAGGGTATGAGGTGTGCTACGGTTCGCATGAGGAACGCGAGCAGCGGCACGTTTCCGAATTCATAGCCTTTCGTGACCCCAGCGGGGGACGCATCGAATTCGCGGTTTCGCCGCAGATCGGTGGCAATGGCGCGCAGCTGTCTCGCGACGCGGGAATTACGGGTTTCAGTCACGTCGGTCTGTTCAGCCGGGATCCCGGTCGCGATGAGCATTTCTGGACCCAAATATGCAATGCACGCGTCAGTGACCGGGTAGGCGAGCTCCCGCTGCTCCGTCTGAGCCAGATTCACCACAGCATCGCGCTCGTCCCCGCAGACCGGTGCGGTATCCAGCACATCAACCACCAGGTTCAGTCGATCGACGATGTGCAGCGCAGCTACGCGCTGCTTAGCCAGCATAAGGTTCCCATCGTCTTCGGACCCGGCCGGCATCCGACTTCGGGCGCGCGGTTCGTATATTTCGAGGGTCCCGACGGGATGGTCTTTGAATATTCCGTCGGCGTGCGCGAGGTCGACGAAGAGACCTACAGGGAACGCCAGTTCGGCTTTGAACCGAAGAGCTTCTGCATGTGGGGCGCAACCCCGAAAATCAAGGAGTTGTCCACATAG
- a CDS encoding aldehyde dehydrogenase family protein, protein MAIPDQYDLYYDGGWHAPTAGGYSPSHNPANGSLIAHVAQAESEDVDRAVLAAAVGSRVWRDVPPLERARLLREVAAVIRQNAKELAQLDALDCGNPVRELAADSHVAAALIDYFSGLVTEMKGASVPVGPDAVNFSVRQPFGVVARILAFNHPFLFCAGKVAAPLAAGNAVIVKPSEQAPLSALRFAELIDGLLPSGTFSVLTGGAETGAALAAHPKVAMISLVGSAAAGRALMREASPTLKPVLLELGGKNALIAYGDADPAEVAKALIQGMNFAWCGQSCGSTSRAFIHEDIYDAVLARIEEEAQRFQPGDPSNEATSMGAIISAKQHERIVGFIDSAQAEGARLICGGGPPADQALARGLYIEPTVFADVTPDMRLAREEVFGPVLGILRWSDEPTMIEVVNELEYGLTCSIWTRDLERAHRTAMAVDVGYVWINETSRHILGAPFGGMKQSGIGREECLGELLAFTQEKNIFISLGSGNR, encoded by the coding sequence ATGGCAATTCCAGATCAGTACGACCTTTACTATGATGGCGGGTGGCATGCACCGACGGCGGGCGGGTACAGTCCCTCGCACAATCCGGCCAACGGCTCGCTCATCGCACATGTCGCGCAGGCAGAAAGCGAGGATGTCGACCGGGCAGTCCTCGCTGCCGCCGTCGGATCCAGGGTCTGGCGCGATGTGCCACCCCTCGAACGTGCCCGGCTGCTGCGCGAAGTAGCGGCAGTCATTCGCCAGAATGCAAAGGAATTGGCGCAACTCGATGCTCTCGATTGCGGCAACCCGGTCCGTGAACTGGCGGCCGACTCCCATGTGGCAGCCGCGCTCATCGACTATTTCTCCGGGCTGGTGACGGAGATGAAAGGTGCTTCGGTCCCCGTCGGACCAGATGCGGTCAACTTCTCCGTCAGGCAGCCATTTGGCGTCGTCGCCCGCATTCTGGCCTTCAATCATCCGTTTCTGTTCTGCGCCGGCAAGGTTGCCGCTCCCCTTGCAGCCGGCAATGCGGTAATCGTCAAGCCATCCGAACAGGCTCCCCTGTCAGCACTCCGCTTCGCCGAGCTGATCGACGGCTTGTTGCCGTCGGGTACGTTCAGCGTCCTTACGGGAGGAGCCGAAACGGGGGCGGCGTTAGCGGCCCACCCCAAGGTGGCGATGATCAGCTTGGTGGGGAGCGCGGCTGCAGGTCGCGCTCTGATGCGCGAGGCCAGTCCAACGCTCAAGCCAGTCTTGCTCGAACTTGGCGGCAAGAATGCCCTGATAGCCTATGGCGATGCCGATCCCGCCGAAGTAGCAAAAGCCTTGATCCAGGGCATGAATTTTGCGTGGTGCGGCCAATCATGCGGGTCGACGAGCCGGGCGTTCATACATGAGGACATCTACGACGCGGTTCTGGCTCGTATCGAGGAGGAAGCCCAGCGGTTTCAGCCGGGCGATCCGTCCAACGAGGCGACTTCGATGGGCGCGATCATCAGCGCGAAACAGCATGAGCGCATAGTCGGATTCATCGATAGCGCCCAGGCGGAAGGCGCTCGACTGATATGCGGCGGGGGGCCACCGGCCGACCAAGCTCTTGCGCGCGGCCTGTACATCGAGCCGACAGTGTTTGCCGACGTTACCCCTGACATGCGCTTGGCCCGCGAAGAGGTTTTCGGGCCGGTGCTCGGAATCCTGCGATGGTCCGACGAGCCGACGATGATCGAGGTCGTCAACGAACTGGAGTATGGATTGACCTGCTCAATCTGGACACGAGATCTCGAACGCGCGCACCGCACCGCCATGGCCGTCGACGTAGGCTATGTCTGGATCAACGAGACCTCACGCCACATTCTTGGAGCCCCCTTCGGCGGAATGAAACAGTCGGGCATCGGCCGTGAGGAATGCCTCGGCGAACTGCTGGCGTTCACCCAGGAGAAAAATATCTTCATCTCGTTGGGATCGGGCAACCGGTGA